The genome window CGCGGCACCTCCACGTTCTTGATCTGCCCGAGGATGTCGGAGAACTGAAGGCGTAGGAAGTTGACGTCGTGCTCCTTGAGGCTTGCGCGGACCTCGTCTACCGTCGTTGCCATATAGTCCTTTCGCCGAACCCAGCGTCACGCCGGGGCGAGCTTCCCCGGATAACGGCCGAAGCGTAACGGCATATCCGGCCAAGTGTCAACGGTGAGCCGCACACCTGTGCACTATCAGCATGACACCGTGTGGCCGAGGGACGGCCGGGCGCCGCGGCCGACGCGGCTCGTCGCCCTCGGCCCGCCGCGCGCGCCGGGCGCCCCAAGCGCGTTGACAGCGCCATTGGGCGCGACTAGGATGCTCGCAACCGCCGCCAGAGACAGCATCGCATCCGAGGGAGGACGTCAGTCGATGAAGAGAGCACTCTGTGTCTTGGCCGTCGCGCTCGTGGGGCTCGCCATGGCTCAGCCGCCCGTCTCGCGGGTGGGCACGCTGATGGCCTACACCGGCGCGCTGGCCGAGTTCGGTCCCGCGATCAACAACGGCGCGCAGCTCGCCGCCGACCAGGTGAACGCGGCCGCCACCGCCGTCTTCGGCGGCCCGCTCATCGAGATCGTCACCGAGGACTCGGCGACGAACCCCTCGCAGGGCGTCGACAGGGCCCGCAAGCTCGTGAACACGGACGGCGTCGTCGCCATAGTCGGCGCCCTCTCCAGCGGCGTCTCCGTCACCGTGGCCGAGTCGGTGACGATCCCCGGCCAGGTCCTCCAGATCTCGCCGGCCAGCACCTCGCCGCTCATCACCACGCTGCCGGACACCGAGGACTTCATCTACCGCACGGTGTCCTCCGACGCGCTGCAGGGCGTCGTGCTCGCGCAGCTCGCCCGCGGCGAGCTCGTCGACGGCCTCTCCTACGACAGGGCCGCCGTCATCTACGTGAACAACCCCTACGGCCAGGGCCTGGCCGAGGCGTTCACGCGGGCCTTCGAGGCGCGCGGCGGCACGGTCACGGCCAGCGTCGGCCACCCCGAGGAGCCGCAGCCCACGTACGCGGGCCTGCTCGACCAGCTCTTCGCCGGCGACCCCGAGGTCGTGATCGCCGCCTCGTACCCCGGCAACGCCACGGTCTTCATGCAGGAGGCCCGTGACCTCTACGGCTTCACGAACTGGATGATGACCGACGGCACTAAGTCGCTCGACCTCGTCGAGGCGCTCGGCGCCGATACGGTCGAGGGCCTCTACGGCACGGCGCCCGGCGCCGACCCGCAGTGGGAGGGCTACGTGCGCTTCTCCGAGGCGTACGAGGGCGCCTACGGCGAGCGCCCGCCGCTGCCCTACATCGACACCGCCTACGACGCCGTGGCCGTGATCGGCCTGGCCATGGCGAAGGCGTACATCGACGGCGTGGACATCACCCCGGCCAACATCCGCGACCGCCTGCGCGAGGTCTCGAACCCCGAGGGCGAGCCGGTGGGCGTGGGCGACTTCGAGCAGGCCTTCCGCCTGCTCCAGCTCGGCGCCGACATCAACTACACGGGCGCCGCGGGCGAGGTCGACTTCGACGACGCCGGCGACGTCGTGACGCCCGTCGAGGTGTGGCAGTACCAGGACGGCGACATCGTCACGAACCAGATCCGCACCGCCGACCAGATCCCGGCGGAGTGACGGTCATGGGCCCGCGGCCGCGGGCCGCGAGGTGAAGAGGCGGGGAGCCCGCGCGGGCTCCCCGCCTCCTTCTGCCGGAACCGCCGCCCGGCCGGTGGCGGGGCGCGCCCGCGGACCGGGCCAGAGGCAGGGGCGGCGCCCGCTAGCGCCGCCCCCGTGGCCGGCGCGGCGAGA of Trueperaceae bacterium contains these proteins:
- a CDS encoding ABC transporter substrate-binding protein; its protein translation is MKRALCVLAVALVGLAMAQPPVSRVGTLMAYTGALAEFGPAINNGAQLAADQVNAAATAVFGGPLIEIVTEDSATNPSQGVDRARKLVNTDGVVAIVGALSSGVSVTVAESVTIPGQVLQISPASTSPLITTLPDTEDFIYRTVSSDALQGVVLAQLARGELVDGLSYDRAAVIYVNNPYGQGLAEAFTRAFEARGGTVTASVGHPEEPQPTYAGLLDQLFAGDPEVVIAASYPGNATVFMQEARDLYGFTNWMMTDGTKSLDLVEALGADTVEGLYGTAPGADPQWEGYVRFSEAYEGAYGERPPLPYIDTAYDAVAVIGLAMAKAYIDGVDITPANIRDRLREVSNPEGEPVGVGDFEQAFRLLQLGADINYTGAAGEVDFDDAGDVVTPVEVWQYQDGDIVTNQIRTADQIPAE